In a genomic window of Wyeomyia smithii strain HCP4-BCI-WySm-NY-G18 chromosome 1, ASM2978416v1, whole genome shotgun sequence:
- the LOC129717557 gene encoding SET domain-containing protein SmydA-8 yields the protein MAASDGQSTQPPNGNNPMLADEESDTISESVALENLARFKTDLVEFLGELYCPDQPWDVVMFEGYGRGLVATRDISTDELIFLDRPILLGPRVNNYDVIFCASCCRIQKKLTICSGGCRLPICADCDPSAAAETRHTKECKIINSWQPKDPRRYCKSILYAMTPIRALLLNDRDRAIVLGMEGHQPRKDMVTEIEWLLKKNVFENLPVDGSQVEFLRQVVNVLNTNAFETSCIVPDQENNDHEIFQRGLYILGALMNHRCLPNTRYVFDERLVMRCYASKPIRQGEQIFNNYSRTLWGTQHRIIQLCFSKHFLCGCRRCRDPTELGTYLGALKCVRERCAEGRMLPLNPLKVASVWQCDACGSKMDNVRITKIQEIAGRVVLNNVVKKEPDYIVQYLKEQAVRFLLPCNQFTVELKLQAIRKIQQDVSMELLVEKENFCGEILAILAKLDYGECYVKGVLCYELFKVRMVLAGLRDERQSFPDHAALAHLRTAWTILGFSGNRPRDLDQLAQCYGCKI from the exons ATGGCAGCCTCCGATGGGCAATCCACTCAGCCCCCCAATGGTAATAATCCAATGCTGGCCGACGAAGAAAGTGATACTATTAGTGAGAGTGTAGCTTTAGAGAACCTTGCGAGGTTCAAAACCGACTTAGTGGAATTCTTGGGCGAGCTGTATTGCCCGGATCAACCGTGGGATGTGGTTATGTTCGAGGGATACGGTCGGGGTTTGGTGGCGACACGTGATATCTCGACCGATGAGTTGATCTTCTTGGATCGACCAATCCTGCTTGGTCCACGGGTCAACAATTACGATGTGATATTCTGTGCCAGCTGTTGTAGAATACAGAAAAAGTTGACCATTTGTAGCGGAGGCTGCCGTCTGCCAATTTGCGCGGATTGCGACCCGAGTGCGGCTGCCGAAACTCGCCACACCAAAGAATGCAAAATAATCAACTCCTGGCAGCCGAAAGACCCCAGACGCTACTGCAAATCCATCCTCTACGCCATGACACCTATCCGAGCGCTTCTGCTGAATGACCGCGATCGTGCGATCGTTCTCGGCATGGAAGGTCATCAACCGCGGAAAGACATGGTCACCGAAATCGAGTGGCTTTTGAAGAAGAACGTTttcgaaaatcttccggtggaTGGTTCCCAGGTCGAGTTTCTTCGGCAGGTGGTGAACGTTCTGAACACGAATGCTTTCGAAACCAGCTGTATTGTTCCGGATCAGGAAAACAATGATCACGAAATCTTCCAGCGTGGGTTGTATATACTGGGAGCTTTGATGAACCATCGCTGTCTGCCGAACACGCGGTACGTGTTCGATGAACGCTTGGTAATGCGTTGCTATGCCTCGAAACCGATCCGCCAGGGAGAGCAAATCTTTAACAACTATTCGCGGACATTGTGGGGCACCCAGCATCGAATTATTCAGCTCTGCTTCTCGAAGCACTTCCTGTGTGGCTGCCGACGCTGTCGCGATCCGACG GAGCTCGGAACCTATTTGGGTGCGTTGAAGTGTGTTCGCGAGCGATGCGCCGAAGGTCGAATGCTTCCGTTGAACCCGCTGAAGGTGGCCTCCGTGTGGCAGTGCGATGCCTGCGGGTCGAAAATGGACAACGTGAGGATTACCAAAATCCAGGAAATTGCCGGCCGAGTTGTGCTGAATAATGTCGTCAAGAAGGAGCCGGATTATATCGTGCAATATCTGAAGGAACAAGCGGTTCGATTTCTGCTGCCGTGCAATCAGTTTACGGTGGAGCTGAAGCTTCAAGCGATCCGGAAGATTCAACAGGATGTCAGCATGGAGCTGCTGGTGGAGAAGGAGAACTTCTGTGGCGAAATTTTAGCCATCCTAGCTAAGCTGGACTACGGCGAGTGCTACGTGAAGGGAGTGCTCTGCTACGAACTGTTCAAAGTGAGGATGGTGCTTGCAGGGCTACGAGATGAGCGACAG TCTTTCCCGGATCATGCGGCCCTGGCGCATTTGCGGACTGCTTGGACAATCCTAGGTTTCAGTGGCAATCGGCCACGCGATTTGGACCAACTAGCGCAGTGTTACGGTTGCAAAATATGA